A single genomic interval of Zingiber officinale cultivar Zhangliang chromosome 4A, Zo_v1.1, whole genome shotgun sequence harbors:
- the LOC121973571 gene encoding L-type lectin-domain containing receptor kinase IX.1-like, with protein MPVISTLFFLGILVPLATALSFNFPTFDQRSLSNITLQGNASWSSSPSGCIQLTRNQQDANMTLSVGRAVYKEPLLLWDAENLTDFSTHFTFIINPNGHKWPGDGMAFFLSPYPSNSSIPPSFSGCGLGLFNGSICDSSTHTLPTPTAIVAVEFDTYQNTAVHDPLFPHVGIDVGSLSSVVYETWKDDGNTNGSSNQWQVDAWVSYNSGTHNLSVFLTLEYGSRTTNYSLSYIVDLRLELPSQVAVGFSASTGVSDEIHELLSWNFSSTLVQRPMQLPPVQAPVQPIPVQAPVQHPPVRSTVQRKSKMGIIVGTAAGAGILLLLLLLLAFVFLWSRKKKNRTSRRSIGENKDQLFDDDLEIEGRPKRFSYEELATATRNFSDDVKLGEGGFGSVYKGHLEDLNLDVAIKRFAKESSRQGRKEYFSEVNVISRLGHRNLVKLVGWCHDQRELLLVYEYLPNGSLDSCLYSAQNHLRWPVRYKIALDLASAMIYLHHDWEQCVLHRDVKSSNIMLDSAFNAKLGDFGLARLINHDHVLETTMSAGTLGYMAPECVDSGKANKESDVYSFGVVALEIACGRRPSKGKLVEWVWELYAKGATLEAADEKLNGEFDEEQMERVVVVGLWCAHPDFNLRPSMKQAINVLNGQMPLPINLPPR; from the exons ATGCCTGTGATCTCTACTCTCTTCTTCTTGGGAATTCTTGTTCCCTTGGCAACTGCTCTCTCCTTCAACTTCCCTACCTTCGACCAAAGAAGTCTTTCCAACATCACACTTCAAGGCAACGCATCATGGTCTAGTTCTCCAAGTGGTTGCATTCAGCTAACCAGAAATCAGCAAGATGCCAATATGACATTGAGCGTGGGCAGAGCAGTCTACAAGGAGCCTCTTCTGCTCTGGGATGCAGAAAACCTGACAGATTTCTCTACCCACTTCACCTTTATAATCAACCCGAATGGCCATAAATGGCCAGGAGATGGCATGGCTTTCTTCCTCTCTCCATATCCTTCCAACTCCAGTATCCCTCCCAGTTTCAGTGGCTGTGGCTTGGGCCTGTTCAATGGAAGTATATGTGACTCATCAACACACACCTTACCCACACCAACTGCAATTGTAGCAGTGGAGTTTGACACGTACCAAAATACTGCAGTCCACGATCCATTGTTTCCTCATGTTGGCATAGATGTCGGCTCACTCAGTTCAGTTGTGTATGAAACTTGGAAGGACGATGGCAACACTAATGGGAGTAGCAACCAATGGCAGGTAGATGCATGGGTGAGCTACAATTCAGGCACTCATAATTTAAGTGTTTTCCTAACTCTGGAATATGGATCCCGTACTACAAATTACAGCCTTAGCTATATTGTGGACCTTCGGCTGGAGCTCCCATCGCAG GTTGCAGTTGGGTTCTCGGCGTCGACGGGCGTGAGTGATGAGATACATGAACTTTTATCATGGAATTTCTCTTCGACTCTAGTGCAGCGCCCCATGCAACTTCCCCCTGTGCAAGCCCCCGTGCAACCAATCCCTGTTCAAGCCCCCGTGCAACATCCTCCCGTGCGATCCACCGTGCAACGCAAAAGCAAAATGGGGATCATTGTTGGCACGGCCGCAGGGGCAgggatcctcctcctcctcctcttgctGTTGGCTTTTGTGTTCTTGTggagcaggaagaagaagaacaggacCAGTAGAAGGAGCATCGGAGAAAACAAGGACCAGCTATTTGATGATGACTTGGAGATAGAAGGAAGGCCAAAGAGGTTCTCGTACGAAGAGTTAGCCACTGCGACGAGGAACTTCTCTGACGACGTCAAGCTCGGGGAAGGTGGATTCGGGTCGGTCTACAAAGGCCATCTCGAGGACCTGAACCTTGACGTCGCCATTAAGAGGTTCGCCAAGGAGTCGTCCAGGCAAGGCAGGAAAGAATACTTCTCCGAAGTCAACGTCATAAGCCGCCTCGGACATCGCAATCTGGTTAAATTGGTCGGCTGGTGCCACGACCAACGAGAACTCCTCCTCGTCTACGAGTACTTGCCCAACGGTAGCCTCGACTCGTGTCTGTACTCCGCGCAAAATCATTTGAGGTGGCCGGTGAGGTACAAGATCGCACTCGACTTGGCCTCTGCAATGATTTATCTCCACCACGACTGGGAGCAGTGCGTGCTGCATCGCGACGTCAAGTCGAGCAATATCATGTTGGACTCTGCATTTAACGCCAAACTAGGGGACTTCGGCCTCGCTAGGCTCATCAACCATGACCACGTCTTGGAGACCACGATGTCTGCCGGAACGCTGGGGTACATGGCCCCTGAGTGCGTTGACAGTGGCAAAGCCAACAAAGAGTCAGATGTCTATAGCTTTGGAGTCGTAGCTCTGGAGATTGCTTGTGGGAGGAGACCGAGCAAGGGCAAACTAGTGGAGTGGGTGTGGGAACTTTATGCGAAGGGCGCAACACTTGAAGCAGCTGATGAGAAGCTAAACGGTGAATTTGATGAAGAACAAATGGAGCGAGTGGTGGTTGTAGGATTGTGGTGTGCTCATCCAGACTTCAACCTGCGACCTTCGATGAAGCAGGCGATAAACGTGCTCAATGGGCAGATGCCCCTACCAATTAATCTCCCTCCGCgctaa